From one Mucilaginibacter inviolabilis genomic stretch:
- a CDS encoding alpha/beta hydrolase-fold protein, translating to MKKVLITLLAVFYLAGNAFAQKFSVSFPDSLLKQPFSGNILVYLSKESKDPKSGTAGLDMFPCYRVYVKNIKPGQAVIIDDKAISSPVAISDLERNSYYVQAVWDRDLGGRSIGNSPGNLYSATQKIKLTKNFSQVIPLKATNIVPEPVFKETQFVKELKVKSALLSNFSHHPMTIAGAIILPKQYLSEPNRKFPVRFNVSGYGGDYYRYSGSTDPSPAMDTTAVIVVYLDGSCRLGHSVYANSDNNGPWGDALTTELIPQLEKTYRCNGARLLNGHSSGGWTVLWLQTHYPKVFDACWLSSPDPVDFRSFQRVNLYEHQNMYYGKDSTLNQTGTIDGFFPWFNMRDIYMMEHVIYRGEQMHSFDAVFSEKGSDGEPKRILNYKTGEIYPAVFEHWKNYDISLYLRTNWDKIKADLDGKVRVTVGEQDNFLLNYAVKLLDGEMKKLNSSFVFGYYPGDHFTVSTPEVRQIGNLFLEKKYQEWLAKHQ from the coding sequence ATGAAAAAAGTTTTGATCACCTTACTCGCTGTGTTTTATTTAGCGGGTAATGCCTTTGCACAAAAATTCAGCGTTAGTTTTCCCGATAGCTTGTTAAAACAACCGTTTAGCGGTAATATTTTGGTGTACCTATCTAAGGAAAGCAAAGATCCCAAGAGCGGTACAGCTGGATTGGATATGTTTCCTTGTTACCGCGTGTACGTTAAAAATATTAAGCCAGGGCAGGCTGTCATTATCGATGATAAAGCCATCTCCTCCCCGGTTGCTATTTCAGATCTGGAGCGAAACAGCTATTATGTGCAGGCTGTATGGGACAGGGATCTCGGTGGCCGCTCCATAGGGAACAGTCCTGGTAATTTGTACAGTGCCACTCAAAAAATTAAACTGACAAAAAACTTCAGTCAGGTGATCCCGCTTAAAGCAACGAATATTGTCCCTGAACCGGTGTTTAAAGAAACACAATTTGTTAAGGAACTGAAAGTAAAGTCGGCATTGCTCAGCAATTTCAGTCACCACCCAATGACAATTGCAGGGGCAATTATTTTACCGAAACAATATCTCAGTGAACCTAACCGTAAATTCCCGGTGCGATTTAACGTTTCGGGTTATGGTGGAGATTACTACCGTTATTCTGGCAGCACTGATCCTTCCCCAGCTATGGACACCACTGCAGTTATCGTAGTGTATCTTGATGGCAGCTGCCGCCTTGGGCACAGTGTATACGCCAACAGTGACAACAATGGCCCATGGGGTGATGCGTTGACAACAGAACTGATTCCGCAATTGGAGAAAACCTATCGCTGTAATGGCGCGAGGCTCCTGAATGGGCACAGCAGCGGCGGCTGGACGGTTTTATGGCTGCAAACGCATTATCCAAAGGTATTTGATGCCTGCTGGTTGAGTTCACCTGATCCGGTCGACTTTCGCAGTTTCCAGCGGGTGAACCTGTACGAACATCAGAATATGTATTATGGAAAAGATAGTACACTTAACCAAACCGGGACGATCGACGGTTTTTTCCCCTGGTTCAATATGCGGGATATCTATATGATGGAGCACGTGATTTACCGCGGCGAACAAATGCACTCATTTGATGCTGTATTCAGCGAAAAAGGCAGCGATGGTGAACCAAAGCGGATCCTTAATTATAAAACCGGCGAAATCTATCCGGCTGTTTTTGAGCATTGGAAAAATTACGACATCTCATTATATCTCAGAACCAACTGGGACAAAATCAAGGCTGACCTGGATGGCAAGGTGCGCGTTACCGTTGGCGAACAGGATAATTTCCTGTTGAACTACGCGGTGAAATTATTGGATGGAGAAATGAAGAAGCTGAATTCCTCCTTTGTTTTTGGCTATTATCCGGGCGACCACTTTACCGTTTCAACGCCCGAAGTACGCCAGATTGGCAACCTGTTCCTGGAGAAAAAATATCAGGAATGGCTGGCTAAACATCAATAA
- a CDS encoding tetratricopeptide repeat protein: MNKNLAKELLELALELHEQGETEQAIATYEKAIQADEMWSVPHYNLGLVYKYQGEWNLSYQHNKRAVALDPENEAAWWNLGIAATVLLDWRTAREAWNHFDLNLEVSDEELTMDLSIVPVRLNPDHEGEVVWCKRIDPARAIIYNVPLAACGHRFGDIVLNDGAPEGYRIRNGKEVPVFNELQLLAKSAYSTYSIVAYTEKQQHIDKLDELCHNANVEFEDWSTIRILCKQCSEGTPHETHDHDLKAENNDEHHIGFASISKDVLTQVLVQWRTITLYEHSDLKLELNNE, translated from the coding sequence ATGAATAAGAATCTCGCGAAAGAACTTTTAGAACTAGCCTTGGAGCTTCATGAACAGGGCGAAACAGAGCAAGCGATTGCTACGTATGAAAAAGCTATTCAAGCAGATGAAATGTGGTCTGTGCCTCATTATAACCTGGGACTGGTTTATAAGTATCAAGGCGAATGGAACCTATCGTACCAGCATAATAAAAGGGCGGTAGCTTTAGATCCTGAAAATGAAGCTGCCTGGTGGAATTTAGGAATAGCTGCAACGGTGCTACTTGATTGGAGAACGGCAAGAGAGGCGTGGAATCACTTTGATCTTAATTTAGAGGTTAGCGATGAAGAACTAACGATGGATTTGAGCATTGTTCCTGTCAGGCTTAACCCTGACCATGAGGGAGAGGTGGTTTGGTGCAAACGTATAGACCCAGCGAGAGCGATCATTTACAACGTTCCATTAGCTGCTTGTGGTCATCGTTTTGGAGATATAGTGCTTAATGACGGTGCACCAGAAGGCTATCGCATACGTAACGGTAAAGAAGTGCCGGTTTTTAATGAGTTGCAATTATTAGCCAAATCGGCTTATAGCACATACTCTATAGTTGCTTATACAGAGAAACAACAACACATTGATAAACTGGATGAGCTATGCCACAATGCAAACGTAGAATTTGAGGATTGGTCAACAATAAGAATACTCTGTAAACAATGCAGCGAGGGTACACCACATGAAACCCATGACCACGATTTAAAAGCGGAGAACAATGACGAACATCACATCGGTTTTGCCTCTATAAGTAAAGATGTGCTAACTCAAGTCCTGGTTCAGTGGCGAACTATTACTTTATATGAGCACTCGGATTTGAAGTTAGAGCTTAATAATGAGTAA
- a CDS encoding aminoglycoside phosphotransferase family protein, with protein sequence MAVDKKSSIRIAFLKDQYMAQWQLQPDGDSFFSYNGLLQPVLYENKSAMLKITLDEEEQAGGMLMKWWDGKGAAVVYKDAREALLMERIIGDLSLKEMAETGNDNEATRIICQTAKRLHTKRDKPLPPLVDLNDRFYKLVHLDRKYGNRFSKSSRLAEELLKNTNTKTVLHGDLHHENILYDSQKGWQVIDPNPLYGNPAFEYASLFCNPTWQVALAPGRLETQLAIVCEQTGMEPQYMLRWIVAYTALSGLWMLGADQDASNTFAINQIALTALNE encoded by the coding sequence ATGGCAGTTGATAAGAAGTCATCAATAAGAATAGCTTTTTTAAAAGACCAGTATATGGCACAATGGCAATTACAACCAGACGGGGATTCTTTTTTTTCTTATAACGGGTTGCTGCAACCTGTGCTTTATGAAAATAAGAGTGCCATGTTAAAAATCACCCTCGATGAAGAAGAACAGGCAGGTGGCATGTTGATGAAATGGTGGGATGGGAAGGGCGCTGCCGTCGTTTATAAAGATGCCAGAGAGGCCCTGCTTATGGAACGCATTATCGGCGACTTATCATTGAAAGAAATGGCCGAAACCGGTAATGACAATGAAGCTACCAGGATCATTTGCCAAACAGCCAAACGGTTACATACAAAACGCGATAAACCACTTCCTCCACTTGTTGACCTTAATGACAGGTTTTACAAATTGGTACATCTTGATAGAAAATATGGAAACCGGTTCAGCAAAAGTTCCCGTCTTGCAGAGGAGCTTTTAAAAAACACCAATACAAAAACGGTGCTGCATGGCGATCTTCACCATGAAAATATTTTATACGATTCCCAAAAAGGATGGCAGGTTATTGACCCTAACCCATTGTATGGAAATCCAGCCTTTGAGTATGCCAGTCTTTTTTGTAATCCCACCTGGCAAGTAGCTCTTGCTCCCGGCAGACTGGAAACGCAACTGGCTATAGTTTGCGAACAAACCGGTATGGAACCACAATACATGTTGCGCTGGATTGTAGCCTACACAGCCCTTTCGGGCCTTTGGATGCTTGGTGCCGATCAGGACGCGAGCAATACATTTGCTATAAATCAAATAGCGTTAACAGCATTAAATGAGTAA
- a CDS encoding GNAT family N-acetyltransferase, giving the protein MTNSHITLTKTEKDDLNAFFQFQLDKEAYYLAAFTSENPNDKTAYLEKYTPFLTNPTINMLTIKANDEIVGSIAKFMRGNDAEITYWIDRKFWGKGIATTALKELLRIEPIRPIYAGVAFDNYGSQKVLEKCGFIKTGQDKGFANARQTEIEEYIYKLSD; this is encoded by the coding sequence ATGACAAACAGCCATATCACATTGACCAAAACAGAAAAAGATGATTTAAACGCGTTTTTTCAATTTCAGCTTGATAAAGAAGCCTATTATTTAGCTGCGTTCACCTCAGAAAATCCAAACGACAAAACTGCTTACCTTGAAAAGTATACCCCGTTTTTAACCAACCCAACCATAAACATGCTAACAATAAAAGCCAATGATGAAATTGTAGGTAGCATAGCCAAATTTATGAGGGGAAATGATGCCGAGATCACTTACTGGATAGATAGAAAGTTTTGGGGAAAGGGAATTGCCACAACTGCACTGAAAGAGCTTTTAAGAATTGAACCAATTAGGCCAATTTATGCGGGTGTTGCATTTGACAATTATGGTTCACAAAAAGTTTTAGAGAAATGCGGTTTTATAAAAACCGGCCAGGATAAAGGATTTGCCAATGCCCGGCAAACAGAGATTGAAGAATATATCTATAAACTTTCAGACTGA
- a CDS encoding SusC/RagA family TonB-linked outer membrane protein produces MHNSTKRNVLKRLSTFSSLIFTIIILLASSIQTLWAKASHYSTHITGTDRLTEDNGHLEGKVLDEKDLPLIGVTIQVRESGSNELKKTGTTNIDGSFSIKSLVAGKSYDLTFSYMGFDKQTVTGVQASSGNMLHIKMLPSPTSLNEVVVTALGVKKGANKIGYAVQEVKGDELVKARDSNPITGLTGKVAGLSVSMNAELLGTPSLLLRGNQITLFVIDGIPINSDTYNLNPDDIESFTVLKGPAGAALYGSRAQYGAILITTKKAGKDKGFTVELNSTTSIDKGFIAEPKTQHDYGGGMYGQYAYADGFGGGLQDAQYQLWGPKFRGQLIPQYDGEYTPNQTYTTTFGDLTYTGHIKPAPYLNRGYVDGKNNLDRFIRAGFQTTNNVALSASGEKYAMRFSASESNQQGIVPNTGLNIFNFNTTASYQISKRLTFNADLNFNKTYSNNVPDVTYGPNSLIYNLSVWTGGEWNVDSPDIRNVWAPGKVNQVAIFPEHVHYNNPWLMVEDWTRSHDKTDINGYMSLNFKLDEHLNITGRSQITTYSLVRDEKMPWGAFTYARTLGQGDFREDRRNLFENNSDILLNYNYNVGNFFNLSGLVGGSLRNFNYNSNFTSTDYLVTPNVYNFNNSLNALMTNNFTSKMRVISAYASLDASMGKYATISATGRIDKSSALPEGHNSYFYPSVSGTTVVSDYIRLPQVISLFKLRGSFATVHGDATSTTIGATPFNVYSTLNGSTAYSLFSNFSQYGNNYLSPYGGPDYSLQVPYNLNKPYNNIPAANSSGSIVDPNIKTFTRTSYEEGFDIKVLKNRLGLSTTFFQYIDGPQILANAISPTSGYNTYYINALKTRKTGLELTLTATPVKLHNFSWDVMTNWSTFKDVYLELPPGQTYYNTFFKKGDRTDVLYGSAFVRAPDGQIVYDAGGKPLKNPINQNLGFMNPDFIWSVSNRFRYKNFSFSFQFDGSVGGKISDRLYSLTMQGGANIATVEGALGKSRLDDDTNAGVASYKGTYVGDGVQVTNGTAIKYDNFGHITNYNQLQFTKNTSTSTVQSWATQYYGQVAEGSLVSKTYAKLREVQIGYDFPKEWLRGMLIKKASVSLVGRNLLYFYKDNKYKGIDIEQFNTATPTSTLQTPTTRRYGVNLNVVF; encoded by the coding sequence ATGCACAATTCTACAAAAAGAAATGTATTAAAACGCCTATCTACCTTCTCTAGCCTTATTTTTACAATCATTATCCTGCTGGCTTCCAGCATTCAAACTCTTTGGGCAAAAGCCTCTCATTATTCAACCCATATCACAGGTACTGACCGTTTAACGGAAGATAACGGTCACCTGGAAGGAAAGGTGCTTGATGAAAAAGATCTGCCGCTTATCGGAGTTACCATACAGGTAAGGGAAAGCGGCTCCAATGAGCTCAAAAAAACAGGTACCACCAATATCGATGGTTCTTTTAGTATCAAAAGCCTGGTAGCTGGTAAATCGTATGATCTTACCTTTAGCTATATGGGCTTTGATAAGCAAACCGTTACCGGTGTACAAGCCAGCAGCGGTAATATGCTGCATATAAAAATGCTGCCATCACCCACCAGTTTAAATGAGGTAGTAGTAACCGCTCTTGGTGTAAAAAAGGGAGCCAACAAAATTGGTTATGCCGTGCAGGAAGTAAAAGGTGATGAACTGGTAAAAGCCCGTGACTCAAACCCTATTACAGGTCTTACCGGCAAAGTGGCCGGCTTATCGGTATCTATGAATGCCGAGCTATTAGGAACACCATCCTTATTGCTACGTGGTAACCAGATTACATTGTTTGTGATAGATGGTATTCCGATTAATTCAGATACTTACAACCTTAACCCAGATGATATAGAATCATTCACAGTGCTTAAAGGTCCTGCCGGTGCTGCTTTATATGGTAGTCGTGCACAGTATGGCGCTATCCTGATCACCACCAAAAAAGCCGGAAAAGATAAAGGTTTTACGGTAGAGCTTAATTCCACCACCTCTATTGATAAAGGTTTTATTGCCGAGCCTAAAACCCAGCACGATTATGGCGGTGGTATGTACGGCCAGTATGCTTATGCCGATGGTTTTGGCGGTGGCTTGCAGGATGCCCAGTACCAGTTATGGGGTCCAAAATTCCGTGGTCAGCTCATCCCTCAGTATGATGGCGAATACACACCTAATCAAACTTATACCACCACATTTGGTGATTTAACTTATACCGGCCACATCAAACCTGCACCTTATTTAAACCGTGGTTATGTGGATGGTAAAAACAACCTTGATCGTTTTATCAGGGCGGGTTTCCAAACAACCAACAACGTAGCCTTATCTGCCAGCGGCGAGAAATATGCCATGCGTTTTTCGGCATCAGAATCAAACCAGCAAGGTATAGTGCCTAATACAGGGCTTAACATTTTTAACTTTAATACTACGGCAAGCTACCAGATATCTAAAAGGTTAACCTTTAACGCCGACCTGAATTTCAACAAAACCTATTCAAATAACGTACCCGACGTTACTTATGGTCCTAACAGTTTAATTTATAACCTTTCTGTATGGACAGGCGGTGAGTGGAACGTTGATTCACCTGATATCAGGAATGTATGGGCGCCGGGTAAAGTAAACCAGGTAGCCATATTTCCGGAGCACGTACACTACAACAACCCCTGGTTAATGGTGGAGGACTGGACACGTAGTCATGATAAAACAGATATTAATGGCTACATGTCGTTAAACTTTAAGCTGGATGAGCACCTGAACATTACAGGCCGTTCGCAAATTACCACTTACTCATTGGTACGCGACGAAAAAATGCCATGGGGCGCTTTTACCTATGCCCGTACACTGGGGCAGGGTGATTTTCGCGAAGACAGAAGAAACCTGTTCGAAAACAATTCAGACATATTGCTGAACTATAACTATAACGTAGGTAACTTCTTCAACCTGTCGGGTTTGGTAGGTGGTAGTTTGCGTAATTTTAATTACAACTCCAACTTTACCTCTACCGATTATCTGGTTACGCCAAACGTTTACAACTTCAATAACTCGCTGAATGCCCTGATGACAAATAATTTCACCTCAAAAATGCGGGTGATCAGTGCATATGCTTCATTAGATGCCTCCATGGGTAAATATGCTACCATATCTGCCACGGGAAGGATCGATAAGTCATCAGCATTGCCTGAAGGGCATAATTCTTACTTTTATCCAAGCGTATCAGGAACCACCGTGGTATCTGATTATATAAGGCTGCCACAGGTAATATCTTTATTTAAACTAAGGGGTTCATTTGCTACAGTACACGGCGATGCTACTTCAACAACTATTGGTGCCACACCGTTCAACGTATACAGCACATTGAACGGCTCAACAGCTTATAGCCTTTTCTCTAACTTTTCACAGTACGGCAACAACTATTTAAGCCCGTATGGTGGCCCTGATTACTCTTTGCAAGTTCCATACAATCTTAACAAGCCTTATAATAATATTCCGGCCGCCAATTCATCAGGCAGCATTGTCGACCCGAACATCAAAACCTTTACCCGTACAAGTTATGAAGAAGGGTTTGATATCAAAGTATTGAAAAACAGACTGGGCTTAAGCACTACCTTTTTTCAATACATTGACGGACCGCAGATTTTAGCTAACGCAATTTCGCCAACATCAGGTTATAATACTTATTACATCAACGCCTTAAAAACCCGTAAAACCGGTTTGGAGCTTACACTTACCGCCACACCGGTAAAGCTGCATAACTTTTCATGGGATGTAATGACCAATTGGTCTACCTTTAAGGATGTTTATCTCGAACTGCCTCCGGGCCAAACTTATTACAATACCTTCTTTAAAAAAGGCGACAGAACAGATGTGCTGTATGGATCGGCCTTTGTAAGGGCACCAGACGGGCAAATTGTGTATGATGCCGGTGGTAAACCATTAAAAAATCCTATTAACCAAAATCTGGGTTTCATGAATCCTGATTTTATATGGTCTGTAAGTAACAGGTTCAGGTATAAAAACTTCTCTTTCAGCTTTCAGTTTGATGGCAGCGTAGGTGGTAAAATATCAGACCGTTTGTACTCTTTAACCATGCAGGGTGGTGCTAACATAGCCACCGTTGAAGGCGCCCTTGGCAAATCAAGACTTGATGATGATACCAATGCCGGTGTAGCTTCTTATAAAGGTACTTACGTAGGCGATGGTGTACAGGTAACTAACGGAACGGCTATCAAGTATGATAACTTTGGTCACATCACCAATTATAACCAACTGCAGTTTACCAAAAACACTTCAACCAGTACGGTGCAAAGCTGGGCCACCCAATATTATGGCCAGGTAGCAGAAGGATCATTAGTAAGCAAAACATATGCTAAGCTAAGGGAAGTACAAATAGGGTACGATTTTCCGAAAGAGTGGTTGAGGGGTATGTTGATTAAAAAAGCATCTGTATCACTGGTTGGTCGTAACCTGCTTTATTTCTATAAGGATAACAAATACAAGGGCATTGACATAGAGCAGTTCAATACGGCAACGCCTACATCAACACTGCAAACGCCAACAACCCGCCGTTATGGTGTAAACCTAAATGTTGTTTTTTAA
- a CDS encoding SusD/RagB family nutrient-binding outer membrane lipoprotein: MKIYIQKVLLLLVMAAILSSCKKSFQDLYENPNKPTSVQASLLLNGILNNMLEAPGGQLDRTNQYQLQNNSYFGNNQYNFGPGSNLYPVLTDVTNMEKQSITTTAGALNPYTALGKFFRAYFFTKMSLQMGDIPMSQALQGAAQISPVYDAQKTVFMNSLDLLEQANADMTTLLKGTTTFTGDIYFNNSLQAWQKVVNTYRLRLLIHLSKKAADPDLKVAQQFAQIITNPTKYPLMNSTGDDLKYTWLNPTNRYPLNKETFANGALNNSADTYVGLLTADKDPRVFITTDPAPGLVSSGLSPTDFAAFQGGNIGLDMGVLASQNGGGKISYINRYRYYSGYTGETTALVGYTEMCFNIAEAINRGWINGGPLGDAEAYYNAGIKASMAFYGVPDKGSMTVYSLPLGVPVTGPYVSNTVNVDYNAYYAQPAVKYAGNNETGIRQINEQKYIAFFLNSGLEPYFNWRRTGYPVFKTGVGTGNNGKIALRYKYFAAEQSANTANYNAAIAQYNNVDDVNGVMWILK, from the coding sequence ATGAAGATATATATTCAAAAAGTACTGCTGTTGTTGGTAATGGCAGCCATACTATCCAGCTGTAAAAAGAGTTTTCAGGATTTGTATGAAAATCCTAATAAGCCTACCAGTGTACAGGCATCTTTACTGTTAAACGGCATATTGAATAACATGCTGGAGGCACCTGGTGGCCAGCTTGACCGTACTAATCAATACCAGTTGCAAAACAACTCCTACTTTGGTAATAACCAGTACAATTTTGGTCCGGGCAGTAACCTGTATCCGGTTCTTACCGATGTTACCAATATGGAAAAGCAGAGTATAACCACCACTGCAGGTGCTTTGAACCCTTACACTGCTTTGGGCAAATTTTTCAGGGCGTACTTTTTTACCAAAATGAGTTTGCAAATGGGCGATATTCCGATGTCGCAAGCCTTGCAGGGCGCGGCTCAGATAAGCCCGGTTTATGACGCACAAAAAACGGTATTTATGAACAGCCTGGATCTGCTTGAGCAGGCCAATGCCGATATGACCACCCTGCTTAAAGGTACAACTACCTTTACCGGCGATATTTATTTTAACAATAGTTTACAAGCCTGGCAAAAGGTGGTAAACACCTACCGTTTACGTTTGTTGATACACTTAAGCAAGAAAGCCGCCGACCCTGATTTGAAGGTAGCTCAACAGTTTGCGCAGATTATTACCAACCCGACAAAATATCCCCTGATGAATAGTACTGGTGATGATTTAAAGTATACCTGGTTAAACCCAACTAACCGTTATCCTTTAAATAAAGAAACCTTTGCCAATGGCGCGCTGAATAACAGTGCCGATACTTATGTAGGCCTGCTTACTGCCGATAAAGACCCGCGTGTATTTATCACTACCGATCCTGCACCGGGTTTGGTAAGCTCGGGCTTAAGCCCAACAGATTTTGCCGCTTTTCAGGGTGGTAATATTGGTTTGGATATGGGTGTGCTGGCCAGCCAGAATGGTGGTGGTAAAATAAGCTATATCAACAGGTATCGCTATTACTCGGGTTACACCGGCGAAACAACCGCTCTTGTTGGTTACACCGAAATGTGCTTTAATATTGCCGAAGCTATTAATCGTGGATGGATAAACGGCGGCCCGTTAGGCGATGCCGAGGCTTACTATAATGCAGGTATTAAAGCATCAATGGCATTTTACGGCGTTCCGGATAAAGGCAGCATGACAGTTTATTCGTTACCGCTTGGCGTACCTGTTACCGGTCCTTATGTAAGCAATACCGTTAATGTAGATTACAACGCTTATTACGCGCAGCCGGCAGTTAAATACGCAGGCAATAATGAAACAGGCATCAGGCAGATCAATGAGCAAAAGTACATTGCCTTTTTCCTGAACAGCGGACTGGAGCCTTACTTTAACTGGAGGCGTACTGGCTACCCGGTATTTAAAACAGGTGTAGGTACCGGCAATAATGGTAAAATAGCTTTGAGGTATAAATATTTCGCTGCAGAGCAATCAGCTAACACGGCTAATTATAATGCTGCTATTGCCCAATATAATAATGTTGATGATGTTAATGGTGTGATGTGGATCCTGAAATAA
- a CDS encoding glycerophosphodiester phosphodiesterase family protein, which translates to MKKILITLAAGIMLTDCAFAQQKLDVEGHRGGMALMPENTISSMLNGVKLGVRTLELDMVISADGKVVVSHDPYMSARIMRKPDGSDVDVSEEKSLAMYKMPYDSIRKYDAGSKPNPQFPNQPKFKTYKPLLADLIDSVETYVKKNKLKPVYYNIETKSTPAGDGIYNPKPDVFVETVMVVINQKKIAKRIIVQSFDVRTLQVLHKSYPKIKLSLLVGKINIDEDLKTLGFTPDIYSPYYTFVTKEIVQKAHDNKMQILPWTVDQEKDMTTLGDMGVDGIISNYPDKLVQLFGSYQSK; encoded by the coding sequence ATGAAAAAAATATTGATCACGCTTGCTGCAGGTATTATGCTTACGGACTGCGCCTTTGCCCAGCAAAAATTAGATGTAGAAGGTCACCGCGGCGGTATGGCCCTGATGCCCGAAAACACTATTTCATCTATGCTGAATGGCGTTAAGCTAGGGGTAAGAACCTTAGAGCTTGACATGGTTATATCTGCCGATGGTAAGGTGGTGGTATCTCATGATCCGTACATGTCTGCCCGAATTATGCGCAAGCCTGATGGCTCTGATGTTGATGTATCAGAAGAAAAAAGCCTGGCCATGTACAAAATGCCATATGACAGCATTCGCAAGTACGATGCAGGCAGCAAACCTAATCCACAGTTTCCCAACCAGCCTAAGTTTAAAACTTATAAGCCATTGCTGGCTGATCTGATTGACAGTGTGGAAACCTATGTAAAAAAGAACAAGCTAAAACCGGTTTATTACAACATCGAAACTAAAAGTACGCCGGCTGGCGATGGTATTTATAACCCAAAGCCGGATGTGTTTGTAGAAACTGTAATGGTGGTGATCAACCAGAAAAAGATTGCCAAAAGAATAATCGTACAGTCGTTTGATGTCCGTACCTTACAAGTGCTGCACAAAAGCTATCCAAAGATCAAACTTTCATTGCTGGTTGGTAAAATCAATATAGATGAAGACCTGAAAACTTTGGGCTTTACACCTGATATTTACAGCCCTTATTACACCTTTGTTACCAAAGAAATTGTACAGAAAGCGCATGACAACAAAATGCAGATACTGCCATGGACGGTAGATCAGGAAAAAGACATGACCACCCTGGGCGATATGGGGGTTGATGGTATCATCAGCAATTATCCTGATAAGTTGGTACAGCTATTTGGCAGCTATCAATCAAAATAG